The following proteins are co-located in the Sphingomonas panacis genome:
- the tyrS gene encoding tyrosine--tRNA ligase: MTDYSSDLLRLLSSRGYIHQLTDAHGLDALAAKQIVPGYIGFDPTAPSLHVGSLVQIMMLRRLQQAGHKPIVLMGGGTGKIGDPSFKDEARKLLTDDTIAANVASIKRVFERFLTFGDGPTDAVMVDNADWLDKLEYIPFLREIGQHFSVNRMLSFDSVKLRLDREQSLSFLEFNYMILQGYDFLELTRRAGCRLQMGGSDQWGNIVNGIELTRRVAGETVYGLTTPLITTADGGKMGKTMSGAVWLNEEQLSAYDYWQFWRNTDDRDVGRFLRLFTDLPLDEIARLEALEGAGINDAKKILADAATALCRGEAAAAEAAETARRTFEEGAAGDSLPTLAVDGSIGILDALVGLGLVASKGEAKRLIKGGGARVGDDKVSDEALIVTVGADPVRIAAGKKHHGLLVAAA, from the coding sequence ATGACAGACTACAGCTCCGACCTGCTCCGCCTGCTCTCCAGCCGCGGCTACATCCACCAGCTTACCGACGCGCACGGCCTCGATGCGCTCGCGGCTAAGCAGATCGTGCCCGGCTATATCGGCTTCGATCCGACCGCGCCGTCGCTCCACGTCGGCAGCCTCGTCCAGATCATGATGCTGCGCCGGCTCCAGCAAGCCGGCCACAAGCCGATCGTGCTGATGGGCGGCGGCACCGGCAAGATCGGCGATCCCTCGTTCAAGGACGAGGCGCGCAAGCTGCTGACCGACGACACGATCGCCGCCAACGTCGCCTCGATCAAGCGCGTGTTCGAACGCTTCCTCACGTTCGGCGATGGCCCGACCGATGCCGTGATGGTCGACAATGCCGACTGGCTCGACAAGCTCGAATACATCCCGTTCCTGCGCGAGATCGGCCAGCATTTCTCGGTCAACCGGATGCTGAGCTTCGATTCGGTCAAGCTGCGGCTCGATCGCGAGCAATCGCTGAGCTTCCTCGAATTCAACTACATGATTCTCCAGGGCTACGATTTCCTGGAGCTGACGCGCCGCGCCGGCTGCCGCCTGCAAATGGGCGGATCGGACCAATGGGGCAATATCGTCAACGGCATCGAGCTGACCCGGCGCGTCGCCGGCGAAACCGTGTACGGCCTCACCACGCCGCTCATCACCACGGCCGACGGCGGCAAGATGGGCAAGACCATGTCGGGCGCGGTGTGGCTCAACGAAGAGCAGCTCTCGGCCTATGATTACTGGCAGTTCTGGCGCAACACCGACGACCGTGACGTCGGGCGCTTCCTGCGGCTGTTCACCGATCTGCCGCTCGACGAAATCGCGCGGCTGGAAGCGCTCGAAGGCGCCGGCATTAACGACGCCAAGAAGATCCTCGCCGATGCGGCCACCGCGCTGTGCCGTGGCGAAGCCGCCGCCGCCGAAGCCGCCGAGACCGCGCGCCGTACCTTCGAGGAAGGCGCTGCCGGCGATTCGCTGCCGACTTTGGCGGTGGATGGCAGTATCGGCATCCTCGATGCGCTGGTCGGGCTCGGCCTCGTCGCATCGAAGGGCGAGGCGAAGCGGCTCATCAAGGGCGGCGGCGCGCGCGTCGGTGACGACAAGGTGAGCGACGAGGCGCTGATCGTGACGGTCGGCGCCGATCCGGTGCGAATCGCCGCCGGCAAGAAGCACCACGGGCTGCTCGTCGCTGCGGCGTAA
- a CDS encoding GNAT family N-acetyltransferase — protein MTDIFASERLVMRPQRVEDAEALHLAYRDVELMRFWSNGPHASVAETRDYLTARSGPSPWRGWVMTLADDDTAIGTLAAGEKRPGVVEIGYLLARAHWGRGYAREGVSRLLDLLFREEGARRVFADTDPENDASNRLLRSLGFTLEGLLRADWETHIGVRDTHLWGLLASEWPTK, from the coding sequence ATGACCGATATCTTCGCGAGCGAGCGGCTCGTGATGCGGCCGCAGCGAGTCGAGGATGCCGAGGCGCTGCATCTCGCCTATCGCGACGTCGAGCTGATGCGCTTCTGGTCGAATGGTCCGCATGCCAGCGTCGCGGAGACGCGCGACTATCTTACCGCGCGGAGCGGCCCATCGCCGTGGCGTGGCTGGGTCATGACTCTCGCGGACGACGATACCGCGATCGGCACGCTTGCAGCGGGCGAGAAGCGGCCCGGCGTAGTCGAGATCGGCTATCTGCTGGCGCGCGCACATTGGGGGCGGGGTTATGCCCGCGAGGGCGTATCGCGCCTGCTCGACCTGCTGTTCCGCGAAGAGGGGGCGCGGCGCGTGTTCGCCGATACCGACCCTGAGAATGACGCGTCGAACCGGCTGCTGCGATCGCTCGGCTTCACGCTTGAAGGTTTGCTGCGCGCCGACTGGGAAACGCATATCGGCGTGCGTGACACCCATCTCTGGGGCCTGCTCGCAAGCGAATGGCCAACGAAATGA
- a CDS encoding LysR family transcriptional regulator yields MKRTHLPLNGLRVLDAAARHLSFTRAADELAVTPAAVGQQIRALEDTLGVVLFRRTTRGLELTPEGEAGLEALRTGFLQFEEAVRAMQAGQTSKSLTIAAPRDFTEKWLMPRLAEIARADPELRFAIVSADETIDFTEANLDLAIRWGDGPGEHEGEALESEGMVTVERPGGGVDTRISWPGCLNDEAVSLVRVGDAGLAIDAAAEGLGRATVPELLAAADIAAGRVVVASGPKPFAKGYWLIAPLPQWRQKKVRALVEALVA; encoded by the coding sequence ATGAAACGCACCCACCTCCCCTTGAACGGCCTGCGCGTGCTCGATGCCGCCGCGCGGCATCTATCGTTCACCCGCGCCGCCGACGAATTGGCGGTGACGCCGGCAGCGGTCGGCCAGCAGATCCGCGCGCTCGAGGATACGCTCGGCGTCGTGCTGTTCCGCCGCACCACGCGCGGGCTGGAATTGACGCCCGAAGGCGAGGCCGGTCTCGAGGCGCTGCGCACCGGCTTCCTCCAGTTCGAGGAGGCCGTCCGCGCGATGCAGGCCGGGCAAACCTCCAAGTCGCTCACCATCGCCGCGCCGCGTGACTTCACCGAAAAATGGCTGATGCCGCGCCTCGCCGAGATCGCGCGTGCGGACCCCGAACTGCGCTTCGCGATCGTATCGGCGGATGAGACGATCGACTTCACCGAGGCCAATCTCGATCTCGCGATCCGCTGGGGCGACGGCCCCGGCGAGCATGAGGGTGAAGCGCTCGAATCCGAAGGCATGGTCACGGTCGAGCGGCCGGGTGGCGGCGTCGATACCCGGATTTCCTGGCCGGGATGCCTGAACGATGAGGCGGTGTCGCTGGTCCGCGTCGGCGATGCCGGCCTGGCAATCGACGCGGCCGCCGAGGGGCTGGGTCGCGCGACCGTGCCCGAATTGCTCGCCGCGGCCGACATCGCCGCCGGGCGTGTGGTGGTCGCGAGCGGCCCCAAGCCGTTCGCCAAGGGCTATTGGCTGATCGCGCCCTTGCCGCAGTGGCGGCAGAAGAAGGTGCGTGCGCTGGTCGAAGCGCTGGTCGCATGA
- the apaG gene encoding Co2+/Mg2+ efflux protein ApaG — MKSLFPHVAETRGVVVRVSVSYLPEQSEPARGRWFWAYHIRIENEGDQTIQLLTRHWVITDGRGARHTVEGEGVIGEQPLIAPGASYDYVSGCPLATPTGGMQGTYHMIGADGEGFDVEIPKFALLAPAVGA, encoded by the coding sequence ATGAAGTCGCTGTTCCCGCACGTCGCCGAGACGCGCGGCGTGGTGGTGCGCGTGTCGGTCAGCTATTTGCCCGAACAGTCCGAGCCCGCGCGCGGGCGCTGGTTCTGGGCCTATCATATCCGCATCGAGAATGAGGGCGACCAGACCATCCAGTTGCTGACCCGCCACTGGGTCATCACCGATGGACGCGGCGCGCGCCATACGGTTGAGGGCGAGGGCGTGATCGGCGAACAGCCGCTGATCGCGCCCGGCGCGAGCTACGATTACGTCTCGGGCTGCCCGCTCGCCACGCCGACCGGGGGGATGCAGGGGACGTACCACATGATCGGCGCCGACGGCGAAGGGTTCGACGTGGAGATCCCCAAATTCGCGCTGCTCGCGCCGGCGGTGGGGGCGTGA
- a CDS encoding trans-sulfuration enzyme family protein gives MKRRTGQDQSITRQWRPATQAVRGGTARSEFGETSEAIFLTSGYSYDCAGDAAARFAGEQVGMTYSRLQNPTVEMLESRIALLEGAEACRTMTTGMAAMTAVLLCQLQQGDHLVGGRAAFGSCRWLTDTLLPKFGIETTVVDARDPQQWIDAARPNTKVFFFETPANPTMDVVDLKAVCAIARDRGITTVVDNAFATPALQRPMEWGADVTAYSATKMMDGQGRVLAGAVCGTSQFINDVLLPFTRNTGPTLSAFNAWVVLKGLETLDLRIRRQSENSMKVGAFLEARVPRILHPGLASHPQHTLAMAQMDACGPIFAFEVDGGRKQAHGLLDALALVDISNNIGDSRSLMTHPASTTHYGVAEDKRIEMGVTENLLRLNVGLEDPQDVIEDLDQALTKVGL, from the coding sequence ATGAAACGCCGTACCGGACAAGACCAGAGCATCACCCGCCAATGGCGCCCCGCGACTCAGGCCGTGCGCGGCGGCACCGCGCGCAGCGAATTCGGCGAAACCTCCGAGGCGATCTTCCTCACCTCGGGCTACAGCTATGATTGCGCGGGCGACGCCGCCGCGCGCTTCGCGGGCGAACAGGTCGGCATGACCTATTCGCGACTCCAGAACCCGACCGTGGAGATGCTGGAAAGCCGCATCGCCTTGCTCGAAGGCGCCGAGGCGTGCCGGACGATGACGACCGGCATGGCGGCGATGACCGCCGTTCTGCTCTGCCAGTTGCAGCAGGGCGATCACCTCGTCGGCGGGCGCGCCGCTTTCGGATCGTGCCGCTGGCTGACCGATACGTTGCTCCCGAAGTTCGGCATCGAGACCACCGTCGTCGATGCGCGCGATCCGCAGCAATGGATCGATGCGGCGCGGCCCAACACCAAGGTGTTCTTCTTCGAAACGCCCGCCAACCCGACGATGGACGTGGTCGATCTGAAGGCGGTGTGCGCCATCGCGCGAGACCGCGGTATCACCACGGTGGTCGATAACGCCTTCGCTACGCCCGCCTTGCAGCGACCGATGGAATGGGGCGCAGACGTTACCGCCTATTCCGCGACCAAGATGATGGACGGGCAGGGCCGGGTGCTCGCCGGGGCGGTGTGCGGCACCAGCCAGTTCATCAACGACGTGCTGCTGCCGTTCACGCGCAACACCGGGCCGACGCTCAGCGCGTTCAACGCCTGGGTGGTGCTGAAGGGACTGGAGACGCTCGACCTGCGCATCCGGCGGCAGAGCGAGAACAGCATGAAAGTCGGCGCGTTCCTGGAAGCGCGCGTGCCGCGCATCCTCCATCCCGGCCTCGCCAGCCATCCGCAGCACACCCTCGCGATGGCGCAGATGGACGCGTGCGGGCCGATCTTCGCGTTCGAGGTCGATGGCGGCCGCAAGCAGGCGCATGGGCTGCTCGACGCGCTCGCGCTGGTCGACATCTCCAACAATATCGGCGATTCGCGTTCGCTGATGACGCACCCCGCATCCACCACGCATTACGGCGTCGCCGAGGACAAGCGGATCGAGATGGGCGTGACCGAAAACCTGCTCCGCCTCAACGTCGGCCTCGAAGATCCGCAGGACGTGATCGAGGATCTCGACCAGGCGCTGACGAAGGTCGGGCTATGA
- a CDS encoding phospholipid carrier-dependent glycosyltransferase yields MNTRAFLSHPGRVAALIGVTAQALFSYRLTIPHAVMFDEVHYVPAARKLLTLAAPANTEHPLVGKEIIAAGIALFGDNPLGWRAFSTLAGTATVLGVFWMLWLMFGRTRTAALGAAFALLNFTIFIEARIAMLDGFMAMFVVLGTGTVLWSMRARSAAAAWPRWLAGSVLLGLAVGAKWTAVPFVAYAGAAFLTIRLVDARRAGRSVWWALNARGHRHWPGLAAVPALMTLGIVSATVYFATFAPALYYHDLPLSLDRLLWFQGNMYAQQTEVLPSHPYQSQWWSWPLMIRPIWYLYEYVDGATRGVLMIGNPAVLWGGLVAVGACIYVGWRERSLRLLAAAALWAGAYLPWIIIPKSLGFFYYYYLPSVFLPVAIAAALQRFCKGRFARWDEAALLAALGLFAFFYPILSAAPLAGPQSFHRWMWFPSWP; encoded by the coding sequence ATGAACACGCGAGCCTTCCTGTCCCATCCGGGCCGAGTCGCCGCGCTGATCGGCGTCACGGCCCAAGCGCTGTTCAGCTACCGGCTGACGATCCCGCATGCGGTGATGTTCGACGAGGTCCATTACGTACCCGCCGCGCGCAAGCTGCTGACGCTGGCCGCACCCGCCAACACCGAGCATCCGTTGGTCGGCAAGGAGATCATCGCCGCCGGCATCGCGCTGTTCGGCGACAACCCGCTCGGCTGGCGCGCTTTCTCCACGCTGGCGGGCACGGCGACGGTGCTGGGCGTGTTCTGGATGCTGTGGCTGATGTTCGGCCGCACGCGCACGGCGGCTTTGGGTGCGGCGTTCGCCTTGCTCAACTTCACGATCTTCATCGAGGCGCGGATCGCGATGCTCGACGGCTTCATGGCGATGTTCGTCGTGCTGGGGACCGGGACGGTGCTGTGGTCGATGCGGGCGCGCTCCGCCGCTGCGGCGTGGCCGCGCTGGCTGGCGGGGAGCGTGCTGCTCGGCCTCGCGGTCGGGGCGAAATGGACGGCGGTGCCGTTCGTCGCCTACGCGGGCGCTGCGTTCCTCACGATCCGGCTGGTCGACGCGCGCCGTGCCGGCCGCTCGGTGTGGTGGGCGCTCAACGCGCGCGGGCACCGGCACTGGCCGGGGCTGGCGGCGGTCCCGGCGCTGATGACGCTCGGGATCGTCTCGGCAACGGTCTATTTCGCGACCTTTGCGCCCGCGCTCTACTATCACGACCTGCCGCTCAGCCTCGACCGGTTGTTGTGGTTCCAGGGCAATATGTACGCGCAGCAGACCGAGGTGCTGCCGAGCCATCCCTACCAGTCGCAATGGTGGAGCTGGCCGCTGATGATCCGGCCGATCTGGTATCTCTACGAATATGTCGACGGCGCGACGCGCGGTGTGCTGATGATCGGCAATCCGGCGGTGTTGTGGGGCGGCCTCGTCGCGGTGGGCGCCTGCATCTACGTCGGCTGGCGCGAGCGGTCGCTACGGTTGCTGGCGGCGGCGGCGCTGTGGGCGGGCGCGTATCTGCCGTGGATCATCATCCCAAAATCGCTCGGCTTTTTCTATTATTACTATCTGCCGAGCGTCTTCCTGCCGGTCGCGATCGCGGCCGCCTTGCAGCGCTTCTGCAAGGGCCGCTTCGCGCGGTGGGACGAAGCCGCGTTGCTGGCCGCGCTCGGGCTGTTCGCCTTCTTCTACCCGATCCTGTCCGCCGCGCCGCTGGCCGGGCCGCAGAGCTTCCACCGCTGGATGTGGTTTCCGAGCTGGCCTTGA
- a CDS encoding 2-hydroxyacid dehydrogenase — protein sequence MKPEILIGAPMPPSVIAALEAVFTVHRLWEIEDKQGFFADAGKRVRGMAASTLAGRIDGAQMDRLPALEIISSFGVGYDTIDAAAAAERGIVVTNTPGVLDDEVADLTIGLLLATLRQLPQADRFVREGRWPQGPFPLSPTLRGRRIGILGLGAIGKAIAHRLEAFGVEIAYHTRSPKDGVSYAYHDTLIGLAAASDVLIAIVPGGASTRHIVDAEVLAALGADGVFINVARGSVVDQPALIAALQAGTILAAGLDVYEDEPNVPEALIALPNVVLLPHLGSASVHTRAAMGQRVVDNLKAWFADGQPLTPVAETRHLVS from the coding sequence GTGAAGCCTGAAATCCTGATCGGCGCGCCGATGCCGCCCTCTGTCATCGCCGCGCTTGAGGCGGTGTTCACCGTCCACAGGCTCTGGGAGATCGAGGACAAGCAGGGGTTCTTCGCCGATGCCGGCAAGCGTGTGCGCGGGATGGCCGCGAGTACCCTAGCTGGCCGTATCGACGGCGCGCAGATGGACCGGTTGCCGGCGCTGGAGATCATTTCGAGCTTCGGTGTCGGCTACGACACTATCGATGCGGCGGCTGCGGCCGAGCGCGGCATCGTCGTCACCAACACGCCGGGCGTTCTCGATGACGAGGTGGCGGATCTGACGATCGGGCTGCTGCTCGCGACGCTGCGCCAGCTTCCGCAAGCTGACCGCTTCGTGCGCGAGGGGCGATGGCCGCAGGGGCCGTTCCCGCTCTCACCGACGTTGCGCGGGCGGCGGATCGGCATTCTCGGGCTGGGCGCGATCGGCAAGGCGATCGCGCACCGGCTGGAGGCGTTCGGGGTCGAGATCGCCTATCACACCAGATCGCCGAAAGATGGCGTAAGCTACGCATATCACGACACTCTGATCGGGCTGGCGGCGGCGAGCGACGTGCTGATCGCGATCGTGCCGGGCGGTGCAAGCACACGCCATATCGTCGATGCCGAGGTGCTGGCGGCGCTTGGTGCGGATGGTGTGTTCATCAACGTCGCGCGGGGCAGTGTCGTCGATCAGCCCGCGCTGATCGCCGCGTTACAAGCCGGTACGATCCTCGCTGCCGGCCTCGATGTCTACGAGGACGAGCCGAACGTGCCCGAGGCGCTGATCGCGCTGCCCAACGTCGTGCTGTTGCCGCATCTCGGCTCCGCATCGGTGCATACGCGCGCGGCGATGGGGCAACGCGTCGTGGACAATCTCAAAGCCTGGTTCGCGGACGGCCAGCCGCTGACGCCGGTTGCGGAGACGCGGCATCTGGTGAGCTAG
- a CDS encoding glycosyltransferase family 2 protein: MSQSLDVAIVIPTFNEVRNVPVLVARLDAALAGRAWEAIFVDDDSPDGTADAAREIARRDSRVRVIQRIGRRGLSSACIEGMCATAAPLVAVIDGDLQHDETILPAMADALHADASLDVVIGSRFVSGGGTGDWDRDRVAKSAFATKLSRRVLKADLTDPMSGFFMIRTQIVRNLAPHLAAIGFKILLDIMTGAPHPLKFVELPYTFRVRSEGESKLDHVVAMEFLIALYDRMFGRIVPVRFAMFSAIGALGVGVHMAVLTPILLVWGDRAFLLGQVIAAVVAMTVNFFLNNALTYRDRRLTGWRQLLDGWVSFCVVCSVGLVANVGVAGFLHEARDGTWATAALVGVLIGAVWNYALSSRFTWGRY, translated from the coding sequence GTGAGCCAATCGCTCGACGTTGCGATCGTCATCCCGACCTTCAATGAGGTCCGCAACGTGCCGGTGCTGGTCGCGCGGCTCGATGCGGCGCTCGCGGGCCGGGCCTGGGAAGCGATCTTCGTCGATGACGACAGCCCCGACGGCACCGCCGACGCCGCACGCGAGATCGCGCGGCGCGACAGCCGCGTTCGCGTGATCCAGCGGATCGGGCGGCGTGGGCTTTCCTCGGCGTGTATCGAGGGGATGTGCGCGACGGCGGCGCCGCTGGTGGCGGTGATCGACGGCGATCTCCAGCACGACGAGACGATCCTGCCGGCGATGGCCGACGCGCTTCACGCCGACGCGAGCCTCGACGTGGTGATCGGATCGCGCTTCGTGAGCGGCGGCGGCACCGGCGACTGGGACCGTGACCGCGTTGCGAAATCCGCTTTCGCGACAAAGCTTTCGCGGCGGGTGCTCAAAGCCGATCTCACCGATCCGATGAGCGGATTCTTCATGATCCGCACGCAGATCGTGCGCAATCTCGCCCCGCATCTCGCCGCGATCGGCTTCAAGATCCTGCTCGATATCATGACCGGTGCGCCGCACCCGCTCAAGTTCGTCGAACTGCCCTATACGTTCCGAGTCCGCAGCGAGGGCGAGAGCAAGCTCGATCACGTCGTCGCGATGGAGTTCCTCATCGCGCTCTACGACCGGATGTTCGGGCGGATCGTGCCGGTGCGCTTTGCGATGTTCTCCGCGATCGGTGCGCTCGGGGTGGGGGTGCATATGGCTGTGCTCACGCCGATCCTGCTGGTGTGGGGCGATCGCGCCTTCCTGCTCGGCCAGGTGATCGCGGCGGTGGTCGCGATGACGGTGAACTTTTTCCTCAACAACGCGCTCACCTATCGCGACCGGCGCCTCACGGGCTGGCGGCAGTTGCTCGATGGCTGGGTGTCGTTCTGCGTCGTGTGTAGCGTCGGGCTGGTCGCCAATGTCGGCGTCGCCGGCTTCCTGCACGAAGCGCGCGACGGCACCTGGGCGACGGCGGCGCTGGTCGGCGTGTTGATCGGCGCGGTTTGGAATTATGCTCTGTCTTCGCGGTTTACGTGGGGACGTTACTAA
- the leuB gene encoding 3-isopropylmalate dehydrogenase, translated as MTTIAILAGDGIGPEVTVQARRVLEALDLDLTFEEAPVGGAAYFAAGHPLPPETLDVAKRADAILFGAVGDPRCDALERKFRPEQAILGLRAALGLFVNLRPATLYPGLEDASALRPEVAREIDMVILRELNGDVYFGEKGYRTAANGTREGYDVMSYNEAEVRRIAIVGFEMAKRRKNKLCSVDKANVLETSQLWRDVVIELSADYPEVALTHMYVDNAAMQLVRNPGQFDVILTGNLFGDILSDQASMCTGSIGMLPSASLSAWSGANGLYEPIHGSAPDIAGQGKANPCAAILSAAMLLRHSLEQPEAAARIEAAVSAALVAGARTPDLGGTMTTSEMGDAVLAALV; from the coding sequence GTGACGACGATTGCGATTTTGGCCGGCGACGGCATCGGCCCCGAAGTGACCGTACAGGCGCGCCGCGTGCTCGAAGCGCTCGATCTCGATCTGACGTTCGAGGAAGCGCCGGTCGGCGGCGCCGCCTATTTCGCGGCAGGACATCCGCTGCCGCCCGAGACGCTCGACGTCGCCAAGCGCGCGGACGCGATTTTGTTCGGTGCGGTGGGCGATCCGCGCTGCGATGCACTCGAACGCAAGTTCCGGCCTGAACAGGCGATCCTCGGCTTGCGCGCCGCGCTCGGGCTGTTCGTCAACCTTCGGCCGGCCACGCTGTACCCGGGGCTGGAAGACGCATCCGCGCTTCGCCCGGAGGTCGCGCGCGAGATCGACATGGTGATCCTGCGCGAACTCAACGGCGACGTGTATTTCGGCGAGAAGGGCTATCGCACCGCCGCCAACGGCACGCGCGAAGGCTATGACGTGATGTCGTACAACGAAGCCGAAGTGCGCCGCATCGCCATCGTCGGCTTCGAGATGGCCAAGCGCCGCAAGAACAAGCTCTGCTCGGTCGACAAGGCCAACGTGCTCGAGACCTCGCAATTGTGGCGCGACGTGGTGATCGAGCTGTCCGCCGACTATCCCGAAGTCGCGCTGACGCACATGTATGTCGATAACGCCGCGATGCAGCTCGTGCGCAATCCCGGTCAGTTCGACGTGATCCTGACCGGCAACCTGTTCGGCGACATCCTCTCCGATCAGGCGAGCATGTGCACGGGTTCGATCGGCATGTTGCCTTCGGCATCGCTGAGCGCGTGGAGCGGTGCGAATGGCCTGTACGAGCCGATCCACGGTTCCGCGCCCGACATCGCCGGCCAGGGCAAGGCCAATCCGTGCGCGGCGATCCTGTCGGCGGCGATGCTGCTGCGCCATTCGCTCGAACAGCCCGAAGCGGCGGCGCGGATCGAGGCGGCGGTGTCGGCGGCGCTGGTCGCGGGCGCGCGCACGCCCGATCTCGGCGGCACCATGACCACCAGCGAGATGGGCGACGCGGTGCTGGCCGCGCTGGTGTGA
- the recO gene encoding DNA repair protein RecO: MQFRAEAIVLAVRQHGEHGAIVRALTAEHGLQPGYVRGGRSRRLRPILQPANRVLGEWRARTPDQLAQLSVELVESRAASHAEPLPAAALEWVTALTASALPEAQPYPRIYAALTGVIGAIAAAPAARDWALALARYELLLLAELGFGLDLGVCVATGASGDLAFVSPRSGGAVSRGAAFGYEDKLFALPPALLTGGEADWPDILAALRITGHFLARDILAGQVAGPADARTRLVERLKRAVA, encoded by the coding sequence ATGCAGTTCCGCGCCGAAGCCATCGTCCTCGCCGTTCGCCAGCATGGCGAGCACGGCGCGATCGTGCGCGCGCTGACCGCCGAACACGGTCTCCAGCCCGGCTATGTGCGCGGCGGCCGCTCGCGGCGGCTGCGGCCGATCCTGCAACCCGCGAACCGCGTGCTCGGCGAATGGCGCGCGCGCACGCCCGATCAACTCGCCCAGCTTTCGGTCGAACTGGTCGAGAGCCGCGCGGCCTCGCATGCCGAGCCGCTTCCCGCTGCCGCGCTCGAATGGGTGACGGCGCTGACCGCAAGCGCATTGCCCGAGGCACAGCCATATCCGCGTATTTATGCCGCGCTGACGGGGGTGATCGGCGCGATTGCGGCGGCGCCGGCCGCGCGCGATTGGGCACTGGCGCTGGCGCGGTACGAACTGCTGTTGCTGGCGGAGCTCGGCTTCGGTCTCGATCTCGGCGTGTGCGTCGCGACCGGCGCGAGCGGCGATCTCGCCTTCGTCAGCCCCAGGAGCGGCGGCGCCGTCAGCCGGGGCGCGGCGTTCGGCTATGAGGACAAGCTCTTTGCGCTTCCGCCCGCGTTGCTCACCGGCGGCGAGGCCGACTGGCCCGATATCCTCGCCGCGTTGCGGATCACGGGGCACTTTCTCGCGCGCGATATCCTCGCCGGGCAAGTCGCCGGCCCCGCCGATGCGCGCACGCGGCTGGTCGAGCGGCTGAAAAGGGCGGTTGCGTGA